The Peromyscus maniculatus bairdii isolate BWxNUB_F1_BW_parent chromosome 6, HU_Pman_BW_mat_3.1, whole genome shotgun sequence genome has a segment encoding these proteins:
- the Kirrel1 gene encoding kin of IRRE-like protein 1 isoform X1 — protein sequence MPLESNSTCLMSCQSSLLPEKPRFLSQKMWAPHLAIAYLISVTLALAVPGTQTRFSQEPADQTVVAGQRAVLSCVLLNYSGIVQWTKDGLALGMGQGLKAWPRYRVVGSADAGQYNLEITDAELSDDASYECQATEAALRSRRAKLTVLIPPEDTRIDGGPVILLQAGTPHNLTCRAFNAKPAATIIWFRDGTQQEGAVASTELLKDGKRETTISQLLIHPTDLDIGRVFTCRSMNEAIPNGKETSIELDVHHPPTVTLSIEPQTVQEGERVIFTCQATANPEILGYRWAKGGFLIEDAHESRYETNVDYSFFTEPVSCEVHNKVGSTNVSTLVNVHFAPRIVVDPKPTTTDIGSDVTLTCVWVGNPPLTLTWTKKDSNMGPRLPGSPPEANLSAQVLSNSNQLLLKSVTQADAGTYTCRAIVPRIGVAEREVPLYVNGPPIISSEAVQFAVRGDGGKVECFIGSTPPPDRIAWAWKENFLEVGTLERYTVERTNSGSGVLSTLTINNVMEADFQTHYNCTAWNSFGPGTAIIQLEEREVLPVGIIAGATIGAGILVIFFFVALVFFLYRRRKGSRKDVTLRKLDIKVETVNREPLTMHSDREDDTASISTATRVMKAIYSSFKDDVDLKQDLRCDTIDTREEYEMKDPTNGYYNVRAHEDRPSSRAVLYADYRAPGPTRFDGRPSSRLSHSSGYAQLNTYSRAPASDYGTEPPPSGPAAPGGTDTTSQLSYENYEKFNSHPFPGPAGYPTYRLGYPQAPPSGLERTPYEAYDPIGKYATATRFSYTSQHSDYGQRFQQRMQTHV from the exons CTTTGGCTGTGCCTGGGACCCAGACCCGCTTCAGCCAGGAGCCAGCCGACCAGACCGTGGTGGCCGGGCAGCGGGCCGTGCTCTCCTGCGTGCTCCTGAACTACTCTGGGATTGTGCAGTGGACCAAGGACGGGCTGGCTCTGGGCATGGGCCAGGGCCTCAAAG CCTGGCCACGGTACCGGGTCGTGGGCTCTGCGGATGCCGGGCAATACAACTTGGAGATCACAGATGCCGAGCTCTCTGACGACGCTTCCTATGAGTGCCAGGCCACAGAGGCTGCCCTGCGCTCCCGGCGGGCCAAACTGACCGTGCTCA TTCCTCCAGAGGACACAAGGATTGATGGGGGCCCCGTGATTCTGCTGCAAGCAGGCACCCCCCACAACCTCACATGCAGAGCCTTTAATGCCAAGCCTGCCGCCACCATCATTTGGTTCCGGGACGGAACACAGCAGGAGGGGGCTGTGGCTAGCACG gaACTGCTGAAAGATGGGAAAAGAGAGACTACAATCAGCCAACTGCTCATTCACCCCACAGACCTAGACATTGGTCGTGTCTTCACCTGCCGCAGCATGAATGAAGCCATCCCCAATGGGAAGGAGACATCCATAGAGCTGGATGTACACC ATCCTCCTACGGTGACTCTGTCCATTGAGCCTCAGACCGTGCAGGAGGGTGAGCGAGTCATCTTCACGTGCCAGGCCACAGCCAACCCTGAGATCTTGGGCTACAG GTGGGCCAAAGGGGGGTTCTTGATCGAAGACGCCCATGAGAGTCGTTATGAGACAAACGTTGACTATTCCTTCTTCACGGAGCCTGTGTCTTGTGAGGTCCATAACAAAGTGGGAAGCACCAACGTCAGCACTTTAGTGAATGTTCACT TTGCCCCCCGGATTGTAGTTGACCCAAAGCCCACGACCACAGACATTGGCTCTGATGTGACCCTCACCTGTGTCTGGGTTGGGAATCCCCCCCTCACCCTCACCTGGACCAAGAAGGACTCCAACATG GGGCCCAGGCTTCCTGGCTCCCCACCCGAGGCTAATCTCTCTGCCCAGGTCCTGAGTAACAGCAATCAGCTGCTACTGAAGTCAGTGACTCAGGCAGACGCCGGCACCTATACCTGCCGGGCCATCGTACCTCGGATCGGAGTGGCCGAGCGAGAGGTACCGCTGTACGTAAATG GACCCCCCATTATCTCCAGCGAGGCGGTGCAGTTTGCCGTGAGGGGTGACGGTGGGAAGGTGGAGTGTTTCATCGGGAGTACCCCGCCTCCAGACCGGATT GCTTGGGCATGGAAGGAGAACTTCCTGGAGGTGGGGACCCTGGAGCGGTACACGGTGGAGAGGACTAACTCAGGAAGTGGTGTGCTGTCCACGCTCACCATCAACAACGTCATGGAGGCCGACTTTCAGACCCACTACAACTGCACTGCCTGGAACAGCTTCGGGCCAGGCACTGCCATCATCCAGCTGGAAGAGCGAG AGGTGTTACCTGTGGGCATCATTGCTGGGGCCACCATTGGTGCAGGCATCCTGGTCATCTTCTTCTTCGTCGCCCTGGTGTTCTTCCTCTACCGCCGTCGCAAAGGCA GTCGAAAGGATGTGACCTTGAGGAAGCTGGACATCAAGGTGGAGACGGTGAATCGGGAGCCGCTCACAATGCACTCTGACCGGGAGGATGATACCGCCAGCATCTCCACGGCAACTCGGGTCATGAAGGCCATCTACTCG TCCTTTAAGGATGACGTGGATCTGAAGCAGGACCTGCGCTGTGACACCATTGATACGCGGGAAGAGTATGAGATGAAG GATCCCACCAACGGTTACTACAATGTGCGTGCCCACGAAGATCGCCCATCCTCCAGGGCGGTGCTATATGCTGACTACCGTGCCCCCGGCCCTACACGTTTTGATGGCCGCCCATCATCTCGCCTCTCCCACTCCAGCGGCTATGCCCAGCTCAATACGTACAGCCGGgcccctgcctctgactatgGCACGGAGCCCCCACCCTCTGGTCCCGCTGCGCCAGGTGGCACCGATACAACCAGCCAGCTATCCTACGAGAACTACGAGAAGTTCAACTCCCACCCCTTCCCCGGTCCAGCCGGGTATCCTACCTATCGTCTAGGCTACCCCCAGGCCCCACCATCCGGCTTGGAGAGGACCCCCTATGAGGCCTATGACCCTATTGGCAAGTATGCCACGGCCACTCGGTTCTCCTACACCTCTCAGCACTCAGACTACGGCCAGCGATTTCAGCAGCGCATGCAGACTCATGTGTAG
- the Kirrel1 gene encoding kin of IRRE-like protein 1 isoform X2 encodes MPLESNSTCLMSCQSSLLPEKPRFLSQKMWAPHLAIAYLISVTLALAVPGTQTRFSQEPADQTVVAGQRAVLSCVLLNYSGIVQWTKDGLALGMGQGLKAWPRYRVVGSADAGQYNLEITDAELSDDASYECQATEAALRSRRAKLTVLIPPEDTRIDGGPVILLQAGTPHNLTCRAFNAKPAATIIWFRDGTQQEGAVASTELLKDGKRETTISQLLIHPTDLDIGRVFTCRSMNEAIPNGKETSIELDVHHPPTVTLSIEPQTVQEGERVIFTCQATANPEILGYRWAKGGFLIEDAHESRYETNVDYSFFTEPVSCEVHNKVGSTNVSTLVNVHFAPRIVVDPKPTTTDIGSDVTLTCVWVGNPPLTLTWTKKDSNMVLSNSNQLLLKSVTQADAGTYTCRAIVPRIGVAEREVPLYVNGPPIISSEAVQFAVRGDGGKVECFIGSTPPPDRIAWAWKENFLEVGTLERYTVERTNSGSGVLSTLTINNVMEADFQTHYNCTAWNSFGPGTAIIQLEEREVLPVGIIAGATIGAGILVIFFFVALVFFLYRRRKGSRKDVTLRKLDIKVETVNREPLTMHSDREDDTASISTATRVMKAIYSSFKDDVDLKQDLRCDTIDTREEYEMKDPTNGYYNVRAHEDRPSSRAVLYADYRAPGPTRFDGRPSSRLSHSSGYAQLNTYSRAPASDYGTEPPPSGPAAPGGTDTTSQLSYENYEKFNSHPFPGPAGYPTYRLGYPQAPPSGLERTPYEAYDPIGKYATATRFSYTSQHSDYGQRFQQRMQTHV; translated from the exons CTTTGGCTGTGCCTGGGACCCAGACCCGCTTCAGCCAGGAGCCAGCCGACCAGACCGTGGTGGCCGGGCAGCGGGCCGTGCTCTCCTGCGTGCTCCTGAACTACTCTGGGATTGTGCAGTGGACCAAGGACGGGCTGGCTCTGGGCATGGGCCAGGGCCTCAAAG CCTGGCCACGGTACCGGGTCGTGGGCTCTGCGGATGCCGGGCAATACAACTTGGAGATCACAGATGCCGAGCTCTCTGACGACGCTTCCTATGAGTGCCAGGCCACAGAGGCTGCCCTGCGCTCCCGGCGGGCCAAACTGACCGTGCTCA TTCCTCCAGAGGACACAAGGATTGATGGGGGCCCCGTGATTCTGCTGCAAGCAGGCACCCCCCACAACCTCACATGCAGAGCCTTTAATGCCAAGCCTGCCGCCACCATCATTTGGTTCCGGGACGGAACACAGCAGGAGGGGGCTGTGGCTAGCACG gaACTGCTGAAAGATGGGAAAAGAGAGACTACAATCAGCCAACTGCTCATTCACCCCACAGACCTAGACATTGGTCGTGTCTTCACCTGCCGCAGCATGAATGAAGCCATCCCCAATGGGAAGGAGACATCCATAGAGCTGGATGTACACC ATCCTCCTACGGTGACTCTGTCCATTGAGCCTCAGACCGTGCAGGAGGGTGAGCGAGTCATCTTCACGTGCCAGGCCACAGCCAACCCTGAGATCTTGGGCTACAG GTGGGCCAAAGGGGGGTTCTTGATCGAAGACGCCCATGAGAGTCGTTATGAGACAAACGTTGACTATTCCTTCTTCACGGAGCCTGTGTCTTGTGAGGTCCATAACAAAGTGGGAAGCACCAACGTCAGCACTTTAGTGAATGTTCACT TTGCCCCCCGGATTGTAGTTGACCCAAAGCCCACGACCACAGACATTGGCTCTGATGTGACCCTCACCTGTGTCTGGGTTGGGAATCCCCCCCTCACCCTCACCTGGACCAAGAAGGACTCCAACATG GTCCTGAGTAACAGCAATCAGCTGCTACTGAAGTCAGTGACTCAGGCAGACGCCGGCACCTATACCTGCCGGGCCATCGTACCTCGGATCGGAGTGGCCGAGCGAGAGGTACCGCTGTACGTAAATG GACCCCCCATTATCTCCAGCGAGGCGGTGCAGTTTGCCGTGAGGGGTGACGGTGGGAAGGTGGAGTGTTTCATCGGGAGTACCCCGCCTCCAGACCGGATT GCTTGGGCATGGAAGGAGAACTTCCTGGAGGTGGGGACCCTGGAGCGGTACACGGTGGAGAGGACTAACTCAGGAAGTGGTGTGCTGTCCACGCTCACCATCAACAACGTCATGGAGGCCGACTTTCAGACCCACTACAACTGCACTGCCTGGAACAGCTTCGGGCCAGGCACTGCCATCATCCAGCTGGAAGAGCGAG AGGTGTTACCTGTGGGCATCATTGCTGGGGCCACCATTGGTGCAGGCATCCTGGTCATCTTCTTCTTCGTCGCCCTGGTGTTCTTCCTCTACCGCCGTCGCAAAGGCA GTCGAAAGGATGTGACCTTGAGGAAGCTGGACATCAAGGTGGAGACGGTGAATCGGGAGCCGCTCACAATGCACTCTGACCGGGAGGATGATACCGCCAGCATCTCCACGGCAACTCGGGTCATGAAGGCCATCTACTCG TCCTTTAAGGATGACGTGGATCTGAAGCAGGACCTGCGCTGTGACACCATTGATACGCGGGAAGAGTATGAGATGAAG GATCCCACCAACGGTTACTACAATGTGCGTGCCCACGAAGATCGCCCATCCTCCAGGGCGGTGCTATATGCTGACTACCGTGCCCCCGGCCCTACACGTTTTGATGGCCGCCCATCATCTCGCCTCTCCCACTCCAGCGGCTATGCCCAGCTCAATACGTACAGCCGGgcccctgcctctgactatgGCACGGAGCCCCCACCCTCTGGTCCCGCTGCGCCAGGTGGCACCGATACAACCAGCCAGCTATCCTACGAGAACTACGAGAAGTTCAACTCCCACCCCTTCCCCGGTCCAGCCGGGTATCCTACCTATCGTCTAGGCTACCCCCAGGCCCCACCATCCGGCTTGGAGAGGACCCCCTATGAGGCCTATGACCCTATTGGCAAGTATGCCACGGCCACTCGGTTCTCCTACACCTCTCAGCACTCAGACTACGGCCAGCGATTTCAGCAGCGCATGCAGACTCATGTGTAG
- the Kirrel1 gene encoding kin of IRRE-like protein 1 isoform X3: MLSLLIWILTLSDTFSQALAVPGTQTRFSQEPADQTVVAGQRAVLSCVLLNYSGIVQWTKDGLALGMGQGLKAWPRYRVVGSADAGQYNLEITDAELSDDASYECQATEAALRSRRAKLTVLIPPEDTRIDGGPVILLQAGTPHNLTCRAFNAKPAATIIWFRDGTQQEGAVASTELLKDGKRETTISQLLIHPTDLDIGRVFTCRSMNEAIPNGKETSIELDVHHPPTVTLSIEPQTVQEGERVIFTCQATANPEILGYRWAKGGFLIEDAHESRYETNVDYSFFTEPVSCEVHNKVGSTNVSTLVNVHFAPRIVVDPKPTTTDIGSDVTLTCVWVGNPPLTLTWTKKDSNMGPRLPGSPPEANLSAQVLSNSNQLLLKSVTQADAGTYTCRAIVPRIGVAEREVPLYVNGPPIISSEAVQFAVRGDGGKVECFIGSTPPPDRIAWAWKENFLEVGTLERYTVERTNSGSGVLSTLTINNVMEADFQTHYNCTAWNSFGPGTAIIQLEEREVLPVGIIAGATIGAGILVIFFFVALVFFLYRRRKGSRKDVTLRKLDIKVETVNREPLTMHSDREDDTASISTATRVMKAIYSSFKDDVDLKQDLRCDTIDTREEYEMKDPTNGYYNVRAHEDRPSSRAVLYADYRAPGPTRFDGRPSSRLSHSSGYAQLNTYSRAPASDYGTEPPPSGPAAPGGTDTTSQLSYENYEKFNSHPFPGPAGYPTYRLGYPQAPPSGLERTPYEAYDPIGKYATATRFSYTSQHSDYGQRFQQRMQTHV, encoded by the exons CTTTGGCTGTGCCTGGGACCCAGACCCGCTTCAGCCAGGAGCCAGCCGACCAGACCGTGGTGGCCGGGCAGCGGGCCGTGCTCTCCTGCGTGCTCCTGAACTACTCTGGGATTGTGCAGTGGACCAAGGACGGGCTGGCTCTGGGCATGGGCCAGGGCCTCAAAG CCTGGCCACGGTACCGGGTCGTGGGCTCTGCGGATGCCGGGCAATACAACTTGGAGATCACAGATGCCGAGCTCTCTGACGACGCTTCCTATGAGTGCCAGGCCACAGAGGCTGCCCTGCGCTCCCGGCGGGCCAAACTGACCGTGCTCA TTCCTCCAGAGGACACAAGGATTGATGGGGGCCCCGTGATTCTGCTGCAAGCAGGCACCCCCCACAACCTCACATGCAGAGCCTTTAATGCCAAGCCTGCCGCCACCATCATTTGGTTCCGGGACGGAACACAGCAGGAGGGGGCTGTGGCTAGCACG gaACTGCTGAAAGATGGGAAAAGAGAGACTACAATCAGCCAACTGCTCATTCACCCCACAGACCTAGACATTGGTCGTGTCTTCACCTGCCGCAGCATGAATGAAGCCATCCCCAATGGGAAGGAGACATCCATAGAGCTGGATGTACACC ATCCTCCTACGGTGACTCTGTCCATTGAGCCTCAGACCGTGCAGGAGGGTGAGCGAGTCATCTTCACGTGCCAGGCCACAGCCAACCCTGAGATCTTGGGCTACAG GTGGGCCAAAGGGGGGTTCTTGATCGAAGACGCCCATGAGAGTCGTTATGAGACAAACGTTGACTATTCCTTCTTCACGGAGCCTGTGTCTTGTGAGGTCCATAACAAAGTGGGAAGCACCAACGTCAGCACTTTAGTGAATGTTCACT TTGCCCCCCGGATTGTAGTTGACCCAAAGCCCACGACCACAGACATTGGCTCTGATGTGACCCTCACCTGTGTCTGGGTTGGGAATCCCCCCCTCACCCTCACCTGGACCAAGAAGGACTCCAACATG GGGCCCAGGCTTCCTGGCTCCCCACCCGAGGCTAATCTCTCTGCCCAGGTCCTGAGTAACAGCAATCAGCTGCTACTGAAGTCAGTGACTCAGGCAGACGCCGGCACCTATACCTGCCGGGCCATCGTACCTCGGATCGGAGTGGCCGAGCGAGAGGTACCGCTGTACGTAAATG GACCCCCCATTATCTCCAGCGAGGCGGTGCAGTTTGCCGTGAGGGGTGACGGTGGGAAGGTGGAGTGTTTCATCGGGAGTACCCCGCCTCCAGACCGGATT GCTTGGGCATGGAAGGAGAACTTCCTGGAGGTGGGGACCCTGGAGCGGTACACGGTGGAGAGGACTAACTCAGGAAGTGGTGTGCTGTCCACGCTCACCATCAACAACGTCATGGAGGCCGACTTTCAGACCCACTACAACTGCACTGCCTGGAACAGCTTCGGGCCAGGCACTGCCATCATCCAGCTGGAAGAGCGAG AGGTGTTACCTGTGGGCATCATTGCTGGGGCCACCATTGGTGCAGGCATCCTGGTCATCTTCTTCTTCGTCGCCCTGGTGTTCTTCCTCTACCGCCGTCGCAAAGGCA GTCGAAAGGATGTGACCTTGAGGAAGCTGGACATCAAGGTGGAGACGGTGAATCGGGAGCCGCTCACAATGCACTCTGACCGGGAGGATGATACCGCCAGCATCTCCACGGCAACTCGGGTCATGAAGGCCATCTACTCG TCCTTTAAGGATGACGTGGATCTGAAGCAGGACCTGCGCTGTGACACCATTGATACGCGGGAAGAGTATGAGATGAAG GATCCCACCAACGGTTACTACAATGTGCGTGCCCACGAAGATCGCCCATCCTCCAGGGCGGTGCTATATGCTGACTACCGTGCCCCCGGCCCTACACGTTTTGATGGCCGCCCATCATCTCGCCTCTCCCACTCCAGCGGCTATGCCCAGCTCAATACGTACAGCCGGgcccctgcctctgactatgGCACGGAGCCCCCACCCTCTGGTCCCGCTGCGCCAGGTGGCACCGATACAACCAGCCAGCTATCCTACGAGAACTACGAGAAGTTCAACTCCCACCCCTTCCCCGGTCCAGCCGGGTATCCTACCTATCGTCTAGGCTACCCCCAGGCCCCACCATCCGGCTTGGAGAGGACCCCCTATGAGGCCTATGACCCTATTGGCAAGTATGCCACGGCCACTCGGTTCTCCTACACCTCTCAGCACTCAGACTACGGCCAGCGATTTCAGCAGCGCATGCAGACTCATGTGTAG